The Rissa tridactyla isolate bRisTri1 chromosome 6, bRisTri1.patW.cur.20221130, whole genome shotgun sequence genome includes a region encoding these proteins:
- the KCNIP2 gene encoding Kv channel-interacting protein 2 isoform X1: MSPAHPDTLQWGVCAEVLGVSSPAGLPFCHPLPSPGGKLQCWVCPGMKQKGRAEPGLGFAFLLLRRRAACAASGPARPVPGAQPRCPPGPGAAAPLTLLLLGDSFFLPGNPPGQTKKALKQRFLKLLPCCRPKSIPSLSESNVEDEFELSTVCHRPEGLEQLQEQTKFTRKELQVLYRGFKNECPSGIVNEENFKQIYSQFFPQGDSSTYATFLFNAFDTDHDGSVSFEDFVSGLSVILRGTIDDRLNWAFNLYDLNKDGCITKEEMLDIMKSIYDMMGKYTYPAMREEAPREHVENFFQKMDRNKDGVVTIEEFLESCQKDENIMRSMQLFDNVI, translated from the exons ATGTCTCCAGCACACCCCGACACGTTGCAATGGGGGGTTTGTGCAGAGGTGCTGGGTGTGAGTAGCCCGGCAGGGTTGCCCTTTTGtcacccccttccttccccaggagGAAAACTCCAGTGCTGGGTTTGTCCTGGGATGAAGCAGAAAGGCCGAGCAGAGCCTGGGCTGGGCTTCGCCTTCCTGCTCCTCCGGCGTCGCGCTGCATGTGCTGcctccggccccgctcgcccTGTGCCGGGTGCCCAACCCCGCTGCCCACCGGGTCCGGGGGCCGCTGCTCCGTTAACTCTTCTTCTGCTTGGTGACTCCTTCTTTCTTCCAGGCAACCCGCCGGGCCAAACTAAAAAAGCGCTGAAGCAGCGATTCCTCAAACTGCTGCCCTGCTGCCGGCCCAAATCCATCCCCTCGCTCAGCGAAAGCAA CGTTGAGGATGAGTTTGAGCTCTCCACCGTCTGCCACCGCCCcgaggggctggagcagctccaggagCAGACCAAGTTCACCCGCAAAGAGCTGCAGGTCCTCTACCGAGGCTTCAAGAAT GAGTGCCCGAGCGGCATCGTCAATGAAGAAAACTTCAAGCAGATCTACTCACAGTTCTTCCCGCAGGGAG ACTCCAGCACATACGCCACCTTCCTCTTCAACGCCTTCGACACTGACCACGATGGCTCCGTCAGCTTTGAG GACTTTGTGTCTGGGCTGTCCGTCATCCTGCGGGGCACCATTGATGATCGCCTGAACTGGGCCTTCAACCTCTACGACCTGAACAAAGACGGCTGCATCACCAaagag GAAATGCTGGACATCATGAAGTCCATCTATGACATGATGGGCAAGTACACCTACCCAGCCATGCGGGAGGAAGCACCCCGGGAACATGTGGAGAACTTCTTCCAG AAAATGGACCGAAACAAGGATGGCGTGGTGACAATCGAGGAGTTCCTGGAGTCCTGCCAGAAG GATGAGAACATCATGCGGTCCATGCAGCTCTTTGACAACGTGATTTAG
- the KCNIP2 gene encoding Kv channel-interacting protein 2 isoform X2, which produces MRSKGRKESLSDSRDLDGSYDQLTGNPPGQTKKALKQRFLKLLPCCRPKSIPSLSESNVEDEFELSTVCHRPEGLEQLQEQTKFTRKELQVLYRGFKNECPSGIVNEENFKQIYSQFFPQGDSSTYATFLFNAFDTDHDGSVSFEDFVSGLSVILRGTIDDRLNWAFNLYDLNKDGCITKEEMLDIMKSIYDMMGKYTYPAMREEAPREHVENFFQKMDRNKDGVVTIEEFLESCQKDENIMRSMQLFDNVI; this is translated from the exons GCAACCCGCCGGGCCAAACTAAAAAAGCGCTGAAGCAGCGATTCCTCAAACTGCTGCCCTGCTGCCGGCCCAAATCCATCCCCTCGCTCAGCGAAAGCAA CGTTGAGGATGAGTTTGAGCTCTCCACCGTCTGCCACCGCCCcgaggggctggagcagctccaggagCAGACCAAGTTCACCCGCAAAGAGCTGCAGGTCCTCTACCGAGGCTTCAAGAAT GAGTGCCCGAGCGGCATCGTCAATGAAGAAAACTTCAAGCAGATCTACTCACAGTTCTTCCCGCAGGGAG ACTCCAGCACATACGCCACCTTCCTCTTCAACGCCTTCGACACTGACCACGATGGCTCCGTCAGCTTTGAG GACTTTGTGTCTGGGCTGTCCGTCATCCTGCGGGGCACCATTGATGATCGCCTGAACTGGGCCTTCAACCTCTACGACCTGAACAAAGACGGCTGCATCACCAaagag GAAATGCTGGACATCATGAAGTCCATCTATGACATGATGGGCAAGTACACCTACCCAGCCATGCGGGAGGAAGCACCCCGGGAACATGTGGAGAACTTCTTCCAG AAAATGGACCGAAACAAGGATGGCGTGGTGACAATCGAGGAGTTCCTGGAGTCCTGCCAGAAG GATGAGAACATCATGCGGTCCATGCAGCTCTTTGACAACGTGATTTAG